The proteins below come from a single Ictalurus furcatus strain D&B chromosome 15, Billie_1.0, whole genome shotgun sequence genomic window:
- the si:dkey-109j17.5 gene encoding uncharacterized protein si:dkey-109j17.5 yields the protein MASNSRVSILDYFNIVFEGENGKIESNCKACGTRIQAKRTVTSNFVTHLKRKHQAMYDEFLRKKDVKREAYSSGAVQSYTPISGASRAASQSGAGTTKFDRSDPRQSLISETIAKMIIRDLQPVQIIENEGFRELLKLLEPRYVPEPSHYIQKQLLPTYSYQVQLATKLALSGVESCSITLDLCTSNAVSVNNSSGYLGVTCHFITPDWHIKSTLLSCIPLQNYRDTQRMLTEFDEICHVHGISGKVFRIVVDPSPCESRSTFRLPGFYLHGNGVVEDEEEDSSDEENGASKGTNAVSGAEEQNSLNQCLGRCRIDCFAHSLSQCIREGICSSSQISKTLTKAACFYNYIVATVTPEKLSKVFVPGTVGNGQRPSALDRHWNTQLKTMRQMLESLDFLEDIVDRNDLALNSVEKASLQELVEILEPFEEATDMVQGDKHVSISLALPSVLGLRKHLAEVVTHQCTGLVTGLTHALDQKLAGILEDPLFVTATTLDPQFKLSWSSDRDWHKQVLLEEMGKHTQPVSPPEPSSDAQPSPSKRSRLFSFIKERPSTQAKSMEQELAAYLHEEPTDENPLQYWKRKSIDFPLLSLVAKKVFTVPATSTAVERIFCLVGKTLRPEHCQLLPKNLDTLIYLKANYSILWS from the exons ATGGCGTCAAATTCTCGAGTGTCCATTCTGGATTACTTCAATATTGTCTTTGAGGGCGAAAATGGCAAAATTGAATCTAACTGTAAAGCTTGTGGCACAAGGATACAGGCAAAGCGGACAGTTACCTCTAACTTCGTTACACATTTAAAG CGTAAACATCAAGCAATGTATGATGAGTTTTTGAGGAAAAAAGATGTCAAAAGAGAGGCATATTCTTCTGGGGCAGTGCAGTCCTACACACCTATAAGTGGGGCCAGTCGAGCAGCTTCTCAGAGTGGGGCGGGAACAACCAAATTTGACCGGAGTGATCCACGACAGTCcctcatttctgaaacaattgcCAAGATGATCATCCGTGACTTGCAACCTGTGCAGATTATAGAGAATGAGGGCTTCCGTGAGCTACTTAAGCTCCTTGAGCCCCGTTACGTCCCAGAACCGAGCCATTACATACAAAAGCAGCTCCTTCCGACTTACAGCTACCAAGTACAGCTAGCTACCAAGCTGGCTCTCTCAGGAGTCGAGTCCTGCAGTATCACCCTAGACCTGTGCACGAGCAATGCTGTGTCTGTCAACAACAGTTCTGGCTACCTGGGAGTGACATGCCATTTCATAACCCCAGACTGGCATATCAAATCCACACTGTTATCATGTATTCCTCTCCAAAATTATAGGGACACACAGCGCATGCTCACTGAGTTCGACGAGATCTGTCATGTTCATGGTATCTCGGGTAAGGTGTTTCGCATCGTTGTCGATCCCTCCCCTTGTGAAAGCCGATCTACCTTCCGCCTGCCTGGTTTTTATCTTCATGGTAATGGTGTTGTggaagatgaggaggaagatAGTAGTGATGAAGAAAATGGTGCAAGCAAAGGTACGAATGCTGTTAGTGGAGCAGAAGAGCAGAATTCTTTAAATCAGTGCCTAGGTCGTTGTAGGATAGACTGCTTTGCCCATTCACTGAGTCAGTGCATACGAGAAGGGATTTGTTCCTCCTCTCAGATATCCAAGACTCTCACTAAAGCAGCTTGCTTCTACAACTATATTGTTGCTACAGTGACTCCTGAAAAACTTAGTAAAGTGTTTGTTCCTGGCACAGTAGGAAATGGACAGCGCCCATCAGCTTTGGACAGGCACTGGAACACCCAGCTAAAGACAATGCGACAAATGCTTGAATCATTGGATTTTTTGGAGGACATTGTGGATAGAAATGACTTGGCTCTCAACAGTGTTGAAAAGGCCAGTCTGCAAGAACTGGTTGAGATCTTGGAACCTTTTGAGGAAGCCACAGATATGGTCCAGGGAGACAAGCATGTGTCTATCAGTCTTGCCCTCCCCAGCGTCTTGGGCCTACGTAAGCACCTGGCAGAAGTTGTGACACACCAGTGTACAGGACTGGTAACAGGATTGACTCATGCACTGGACCAGAAATTAGCTGGCATCCTGGAGGATCCTCTATTTGTGACAGCCACTACCTTGGACCCACAGTTCAAGCTTTCTTGGAGCAGTGACCGGGACTGGCACAAGCAGGTTCTACTGGAGGAGATGGGAAAGCACACCCAGCCTGTGAGTCCACCAGAGCCCAGTTCAGATGCTCAGCCATCCCCATCTAAACGCAGCAGACTATTCTCTTTCATCAAAGAAAGGCCATCCACACAGGCCAAGAGTATGGAGCAGGAGCTGGCTGCATACCTGCATGAGGAGCCCACAGATGAAAATCCCCTGCAGTACTGGAAGCGCAAGTCTATTGATTTTCCTCTACTTTCACTAGTGGCCAAGAAAGTGTTTACAGTGCCAGCTACAAGCACAGCAGTGGAAAGGATATTCTGCCTCGTGGGCAAAACCCTAAGACCCGAACACTGCcaactccttccaaaaaacttAGATACACTGATTTATTTGAAGGCCAACTACAGCATATTGTGGTCTTAA
- the oard1 gene encoding ADP-ribose glycohydrolase OARD1: MGSKLKYVRGNLFSCPSTDSLAHCISMDCKMGAGIAVTFKKKFGGVNELLAQQKQPGECAVLKRGGRFVYYLITKNKYNQKPTYETLRRSLAAMKAHCLENGVTRLSIPRIGCGLDRLSWRNVSVIIGEVFQHTDVAITVYSL; this comes from the exons ATGGGAAGTAAACTGAAGTATGTGAGAGGAAATCTGTTTTCCTGCCCCAGCACAGACTCTCTGGCTCACTGCATCAGCATGGACTGCAAGATGGGCGCAGGCATTGCTGTAACCTTTAAAAAGAAGTTTGGAGGAGTTAATGAACTCTTGGCACAAC AGAAGCAACCAGGAGAGTGTGCAGTGCTTAAGAGAGGTGGACGGTTTGTGTACTACCTG ATTACAAAGAATAAGTACAACCAGAAACCTACCTATGAAACACTCAGACGAAGTTTGGCAGCAATGAAAGCACACTGCTTAGAAAATGGAGTCACCAGGCTATCAATACCACG GATTGGCTGTGGTTTGGACCGGCTTAGTTGGAGGAATGTGTCTGTGATCATTGGAGAAGTCTTCCAGCACACAGATGTAGCCATAACTGTATATTCACTATAA
- the apobec2b gene encoding C->U-editing enzyme APOBEC-2b, with the protein MADRKATSRASTKRKEKNVESKAEKELEKKMENNTESNEQKEKEKVKKKPESEDEKPKGNGETVQGAQGGAEDGEFQLEPIELPPFEIIVGDRLNPSFFKFQFKNVEYSSGRNKTFICYQVDIKGGAAEPEGLRGYLEDEHSGAHAEEAFFQQVLPQYNKSLQYTVTWYTSSSPCAACATKLGEILRARKTLHLNIHCSRLFLWEEPEIQAGLKALAKAGCKLRMMRPVDFSYLWSTFVENEEESFTPWEDCQDNYEYYDEKLINILQ; encoded by the exons ATGGCAGACAGAAAGGCCACCAGCAGGGCAAGcacaaaaaggaaagagaagaatGTGGAGAGCAAGGCTGAAAAAGAGCtggagaaaaaaatggaaaacaacACAGAGAGCAACGaacagaaggaaaaagagaaggtGAAAAAGAAGCCGGAGTCAGAGGACGAGAAACCAAAGGGAAATGGGGAGACAGTCCAGGGGGCTCAAGGAGGTGCTGAGGATGGAGAATTTCAACTGGAGCCTATAGAACTTCCTCCATTTGAGATCATCGTAGG AGATCGTCTGAACCCGTCCTTCTTCAAGTTCCAGTTCAAAAATGTGGAGTACTCTTCAGGCCGAAACAAGACCTTCATTTGCTATCAAGTGGACATAAAGGGTGGTGCAGCAGAACCTGAAGGTCTTCGTGGGTACTTGGAAGATGAGCACTCAGGTGCTCATGCTGAGGAGGCCTTCTTCCAGCAGGTGTTACCTCAATATAACAAATCTCTGCAATATACAGTCACCTGGTATACATCATCCAGTCCCTGTGCAGCATGTGCCACTAAATTAGGAGAGATCCTGCGGGCCCGAAAAACGCTGCACCTCAACATTCACTGCTCCCGCCTCTTCCTGTGGGAGGAGCCTGAAATACAGGCCGGGCTGAAGGCCTTGGCGAAAGCAGGGTGCAAACTGCGGATGATGAGGCCAGTGGACTTCAGCTACTTATGGTCTACTTTTGTGGAAAATGAAGAAGAGAGTTTTACACCATGGGAGGACTGTCAAGATAACTATGAGTATTACGATGAGAAGCTGATCAACATTCTGCAGTAG
- the guca1b gene encoding guanylyl cyclase-activating protein 2 — translation MGQRLSDETDDKEIDVAELQEWYKKFVVECPSGTLFKHEFKSFFGVTDNQEAADYIENMFRAFDKNGDNTIDFLEYVAALNLVLRGKLEHKLKWTFKMYDKDGSGCIDKTELKEIVESIYRMKKACHGELDEECNLLTPDQVVDRIFELVDENGDGELSLDEFIDGARRDKWVMKMLQMDVNPGEWINEQRRRSTNF, via the exons ATGGGTCAGCGACTCAGTGACGAGACGGACGATAAGGAAATCGATGTTGCTGAACTGCAGGAGTGGTATAAAAAGTTTGTGGTGGAATGCCCGAGCGGAACCCTTTTCAAGCATGAGTTCAAGAGCTTCTTTGGTGTAACCGACAACCAAGAAGCTGCAGACTACATTGAGAACATGTTCCGTGCTTTCGATAAAAATGGG GACAACACTATTGATTTTCTGGAATATGTTGCAGCCTTGAACTTGGTATTGCGAGGCAAGCTGGAGCacaaactgaaatggacttttaaaatgtatgataaGGATGGGAGTGGTTGCATTGACAAGACAGAGCTAAAGGAGATTGTGGAG TCAATCTACCGAATGAAGAAGGCCTGTCATGGAGAGCTGGATGAGGAGTGTAACCTACTTACCCCAGACCAGGTGGTGGACCGAATATTTGAGCTGGTGGACGAGAATGGAGATG GGGAGCTGTCACTGGATGAGTTCATTGATGGCGCACGGCGTGACAAGTGGGTCATGAAGATGCTGCAGATGGATGTGAACCCAGGAGAGTGGATCAATGAGCAGCGGCGGAGGAGCACCAATTTCTAA